One genomic window of Cannabis sativa cultivar Pink pepper isolate KNU-18-1 chromosome 2, ASM2916894v1, whole genome shotgun sequence includes the following:
- the LOC115720923 gene encoding small ribosomal subunit protein eS30z/eS30y/eS30x: protein MGKVHGSLARAGKVRGQTPKVAKQDKKKKPRGRAHKRMQYNRRFVTAVVGFGKKRGPNSSEK, encoded by the exons ATGG GTAAGGTTCACGGATCTTTGGCTCGTGCTGGTAAGGTGAGAGGGCAAACCCCTAAAGTTGCCAAGCAGGACAAGAAGAAGAAGCCCAGAGGTCGTGCTCACAAGCGCATGCAATACAACCGCCGTTTTGTCACCGCTG TGGTTGGATTTGGAAAGAAGAGGGGACCCAACTCCTCTGAGAAGTAA